From Sardina pilchardus chromosome 9, fSarPil1.1, whole genome shotgun sequence, a single genomic window includes:
- the pck1 gene encoding phosphoenolpyruvate carboxykinase, cytosolic [GTP], whose protein sequence is MPPQLQSQSQSGPRIVQGDLGALAPAVKEFIETNITLCQPESLHICDGTVEENYGMLTQMEEQGMIKKLHKYDNCWLVRTDPRDVARVESRTVIVTQEQRNAVPCPVGGGVSQLGRWMSPEEFDKASSQRFPGCMKGRTMYVIPFSMGPVGSPLSKIGVELTDSPYVVASMRVMTRMGKAVLNELGNGEFVRCLHSVGCPLPLKKTLVNNWPCNPDLTLIAHIPDQRQIVSFGSGYGGNSLLGKKCFALRIASRIAKEEGWLAEHMLILGITNPAGQKKYMAAAFPSACGKTNLAMLNPTLPGWKVECVGDDIAWMKFDPEGNLRAINPENGFFGVAPGTSGKTNPNAMATICKNTIFTNVAETSDGGVYWEGMDQVLDEGISVTSWKNKPWTEEDSAVEPSAHPNSRFCTPAKQCPIIDPLWESPEGVPIEAIIFGGRRPEGVPLVYEAFNWQHGVFVGTAMRSEATAAAEHRGKVIMHDPFAMRPFFGYNFGDYVAHWLSMAQHPNAKLPKIFHVNWFRKSPSGGFLWPGFGENVRVLEWMFRRLSGESGAIPSAVGYLPAPGSLNLSGLNEQLDFDELFHLSREFWEREVLDIRSYLDKEVNDDLPNEIKIELEQLAKRVQRL, encoded by the exons ATGCCACCTCAACTGCAATCTCAGAGCCAGTCTGGACCTCGCATTGTGCAGGGAGACTTAGGAGCCCTGGCCCCAGCTGTGAAGGAGTTCATTGAGACCAACATCACGCTGTGCCAGCCTGAGTCCTTACATATCTGTGATGGCACGGTGGAAGAGAACTATGGTATGCTCACCCAGATGGAAGAGCAGGGCATGATCAAAAAGCTTCACAAGTATGATAACTG CTGGCTCGTGCGAACAGATCCCCGGGATGTGGCACGTGTGGAGAGTAGGACAGTTATCGTCACACAGGAACAACGAAATGCTGTGCCATGTCCTGTGGGTGGAGGAGTGTCTCAACTTGGTCGGTGGATGAGCCCCGAGGAGTTTGATAAAGCCAGCTCTCAAAGATTTCCTGGCTGCATGAAAG GTCGTACAATGTATGTGATACCATTCAGTATGGGCCCAGTGGGTTCCCCACTCTCAAAGATTGGAGTGGAACTGACAGACTCCCCTTATGTGGTGGCCAGTATGCGTGTGATGACCCGTATGGGGAAGGCTGTCCTGAATGAGCTGGGAAATGGAGAGTTTGTACGATGCCTTCACTCCGTAGGCTGTCCTCTTCCACTCAAGA AGACTCTTGTAAATAACTGGCCATGTAACCCTGACCTGACGTTGATAGCTCACATCCCAGATCAAAGACAGATTGTATCATTTGGGAGTGGCTACGGAGGGAACTCACTCCTGGGGAAGAAGTGTTTTGCACTCCGCATTGCCTCACGCATTGCTAAGGAGGAGGGCTGGTTAGCTGAACACATGCTG ATTCTTGGGATCACAAACCCAGCTGGGCAAAAAAAGTACATGGCAGCAGCATTCCCAAGTGCTTGTGGTAAAACAAACTTGGCTATGCTGAATCCCACACTACCTGGCTGGaaggtggagtgtgtgggggaTGACATTGCCTGGATGAAATTTGATCCAGAGG GAAACCTGCGAGCTATAAATCCAGAGAATGGTTTTTTTGGGGTCGCCCCAGGAACCTCTGGAAAGACCAATCCCAATGCCATGGCTACCATCTGTAAGAACACCATTTTCACAAATGTAGCAGAGACGAGTGATGGGGGTGTGTACTGGGAGGGCATGGACCAGGTCCTAGATGAAGGAATATCTGTCACATCCTGGAAAAACAAACCCTGGACAGAGGAGGACA GTGCAGTCGAGCCTAGTGCCCATCCAAACTCACGCTTCTGCACACCAGCAAAGCAATGCCCTATCATTGACCCATTGTGGGAGTCACCAGAGGGCGTTCCAATAGAGGCCATCATCTTTGGCGGAAGGAGACCTGAAG GTGTACCACTTGTATATGAGGCGTTTAACTGGCAGCATGGTGTCTTTGTGGGTACTGCAATGAGATCTGAAGCTACAGCTGCAGCTGAGCACAGAG GAAAGGTGATCATGCATGACCCCTTTGCCATGAGACCTTTTTTTGGTTACAACTTCGGCGATTACGTGGCCCACTGGCTGAGCATGGCTCAGCACCCAAATGCTAAGTTGCCCAAGATTTTCCATGTGAATTGGTTCAGAAAGAGCCCAAGTGGAGGTTTCCTTTGGCCAGGCTTTGGTGAAAATGTCCGCGTATTGGAATGGATGTTCCGCCGGCTCAGTGGAGAATCTGGGGCAATACCTTCTGCTGTGGGCTATCTCCCTGCACCTGGCTCTCTCAACCTGTCTGGCTTAAATGAACAATTGGATTTTGATGAGCTGTTCCATCTCTCCAGAGAGTTCTGGGAGAGGGAAGTTCTGGACATCAGATCTTATTTAGACAAAGAGGTGAATGATGACCTACCAAATGAGATTAAGATTGAGCTGGAACAACTGGCAAAAAGGGTACAACGGTTGTGA